Sequence from the Brachyspira sp. SAP_772 genome:
AAATTTGCGTGAAAAAACTCTATAACCRCTTAATATATCATTAACATTATTGCCAAATAAAAACTTAGCAAAACCAGTAAGCATTTTATTTCCAAAAGAATGCCCCTTTCTGTATTTACCAGCTTTACGTACAACTGTAACCATATCCAAATCATTGTTAACCAAATAATCTACAAGTCTTGGTATAGCAGAAGCATCGCATTCATTATCACCATCTATTAATATATAAATATCGCTATCAACAATWGAAAAAGCTTGCCTAACAACTTCTCCTTTTCCTTGATACATAACTTTTTTTACTATGGCACCTGCTTCTTTTGCAATATTGTATGA
This genomic interval carries:
- a CDS encoding glycosyltransferase family 2 protein, whose translation is SYNIAKEAGAIVKKVMYQGKGEVVRQAFSIVDSDIYILIDGDNECDASAIPRLVDYLVNNDLDMVTVVRKAGKYRKGHSFGNKMLTGFAKFLFGNNVNDILSGYRVFSRKFVKTFPATSRGFEIEAELTIFAMQMRMQIGEMDAEYKSRPEGSFSKLNTFRDGFRILFLMIYLLMT